Proteins from a genomic interval of Thermoanaerobacterium thermosaccharolyticum DSM 571:
- a CDS encoding PRC-barrel domain-containing protein has protein sequence MIFVKDIIGMPIISSKDNKIIGSTKNVLYGDLKDKIIGVLIEEGGILKSPKMVENKNIISINKQVYIDNKDAIKDLDVKSINDVENGNNDIINKDVYDNKGNYWGKIYDLILDEKKRIILYAEISKGFSSDLFKGLKIVSIECIEKFGGKIIIKDGATFFTRGGLNNLIKV, from the coding sequence GTGATTTTTGTAAAAGATATTATAGGTATGCCAATAATATCCTCAAAAGATAATAAGATAATAGGTTCTACCAAAAATGTGCTATATGGCGACTTAAAAGACAAAATAATAGGTGTACTCATAGAAGAAGGTGGAATACTAAAATCGCCAAAGATGGTCGAAAATAAAAATATAATAAGTATAAATAAACAGGTATATATAGATAATAAAGACGCTATAAAAGATTTAGATGTGAAATCTATAAATGATGTAGAAAATGGCAACAACGACATAATAAATAAGGATGTTTACGATAATAAGGGCAACTATTGGGGAAAGATATATGACTTGATATTAGATGAAAAAAAGCGAATAATACTTTATGCTGAGATTAGCAAGGGATTTTCATCTGACCTATTTAAAGGGCTAAAAATTGTCAGCATAGAATGTATTGAAAAATTTGGTGGAAAAATAATCATCAAAGATGGAGCAACTTTTTTTACGAGAGGTGGACTTAATAATCTGATTAAAGTTTAG
- a CDS encoding AI-2E family transporter yields MRINKKYITYIIAMIIVILFLYFVFRNIDKIKEILFPIFISILIAYLVNPFVSFFEDKGIKRVQSIIIVYFLLLCIMALTVLFIFPIITNEMSSLFKMLPGYIDDLTYKINDIKNNYLAYLPKEFSTVLVKRTSMLNKEIASMIDASIQSIISLTGHILNLILTPIITFYLLKDKDILKSEIKEIIPENMRGRFSKILKDLDSVMSKYIRGQIYISIIVTVLTSIGLMIIKVKYSVLIGILAGILNIIPYFGPILGSIPAIVMGLIDSLYKGIWAFVIFFLVQQIESAFFAPKIMSDSVDLHPITVIIALLVGEQFFGIWGMLLSVPVVAMVKVMLKDVFIEV; encoded by the coding sequence ATGAGAATAAACAAAAAATATATTACATATATCATAGCAATGATTATTGTAATTCTTTTTTTGTATTTTGTATTTAGAAATATAGATAAAATCAAAGAAATATTGTTCCCAATTTTTATTTCTATTTTGATTGCATACCTTGTGAATCCATTTGTATCATTTTTTGAAGATAAAGGCATAAAAAGGGTTCAATCGATAATAATTGTATATTTTTTGTTGTTATGCATTATGGCATTAACTGTGTTATTTATATTTCCAATAATAACAAATGAAATGTCAAGTCTTTTTAAAATGCTTCCCGGATATATTGATGATCTAACATATAAAATTAATGATATCAAAAATAATTATTTAGCATATCTGCCAAAAGAATTTAGCACTGTATTGGTAAAACGTACTAGTATGCTCAATAAAGAAATTGCATCTATGATAGACGCATCAATACAAAGTATTATTTCACTGACGGGTCATATATTAAATTTGATATTAACACCTATCATTACATTTTATCTATTAAAAGATAAGGATATATTAAAAAGTGAGATAAAAGAGATAATTCCTGAGAATATGAGAGGAAGATTTTCAAAGATATTAAAAGATTTAGACAGTGTTATGAGTAAATACATAAGAGGGCAAATATACATTTCCATTATTGTAACTGTTCTTACATCAATAGGACTTATGATAATAAAAGTAAAATATTCAGTGTTGATAGGTATTTTAGCTGGAATTTTAAATATAATACCATATTTTGGACCAATACTGGGATCTATTCCTGCTATTGTTATGGGACTTATAGACTCTTTATACAAAGGCATTTGGGCTTTTGTGATATTTTTTCTAGTACAGCAAATAGAAAGTGCATTTTTTGCACCCAAAATCATGAGTGATAGCGTAGATCTGCATCCTATAACGGTAATAATTGCGCTTTTAGTTGGAGAACAATTTTTTGGGATATGGGGGATGCTTTTGTCTGTTCCTGTTGTAGCTATGGTTAAAGTTATGTTAAAAGATGTTTTTATTGAGGTATAA
- the alaS gene encoding alanine--tRNA ligase gives MEKLGMNEIREKYLSFFESKGHLRLPSFSLVPKNDKSLLLINAGMAPLKPYFTGKEIPPRKRVTTCQKCIRTPDIERVGKTARHGTFFEMLGNFSFGDYFKKEAIPWAWEFVTKVLELPEDRLWVTIYENDDEAYDIWNKVVGLPPERIVRMGKEDNFWEIGTGPCGPCSEIYFDRGEEKGCGKPTCGVGCDCDRFIEFWNLVFTQFDKDSEGNYNSLPKPNIDTGMGLERMATIMQGVDSIFDVDVIRGITDYVGEMAGVKYGDDKKNDVSLRVITDHIRGVTFMISDGILPSNEGRGYVLRRILRRAARYGKLLGLDKPFLHNVVDVVVEHYSGAYPELIERKDYIKKVIKKEEERFKETIDQGLGILDEYINDLRSEGKTVLEGNKAFKLYDTYGFPIELTKEILNESGMTVDEVEYQKELEKQRLRARSSRKEDNALWEKDIYSTLKDIETKFVGYDSVKSDAKVLAIIKDNELVDSAEAGEEVNVILDMTPFYAESGGQVGDKGVIKNEDVFVNIKDCKKAGGNKFVHIGTVERGILSVGDTVEALIDEKNRLSTARNHTATHLLHSALRKFIGDHVHQAGSLVTPERLRFDFTHYQALTDEEIKTIENEVNEKIYENIDVSVDIMSHDEALKKGAMALFQEKYGDVVRVVNVSDYSKELCGGTHVDNTGNIGVFKIISESGVAAGIRRIEAVTGINAVKYMNEKEEIIANIGQILKVNEKDIVNRVTGMSQTIKDYEKQIEQLKSKIVSSTSERLINLAVDFNGVKFISAVLNDFDVDELKMMGDILKDKLKSAVLVFATIRNGKINFVGMATKDVVKFGINVGTIIKEVCQIAGGKGGGRPDMAQGVGNNLDKVNDALNASKMLVMEKLQIK, from the coding sequence ATGGAAAAGCTCGGAATGAATGAGATAAGGGAGAAGTATCTAAGTTTTTTTGAAAGTAAAGGGCATTTAAGATTGCCAAGTTTTTCACTTGTGCCAAAAAATGACAAAAGTTTATTACTGATTAACGCGGGAATGGCACCTTTAAAACCATATTTTACAGGGAAGGAAATTCCACCAAGAAAAAGAGTTACTACATGCCAAAAATGCATTAGAACTCCTGATATAGAAAGAGTTGGAAAGACGGCGAGGCATGGGACTTTTTTTGAAATGTTGGGCAATTTTTCTTTTGGCGATTATTTTAAGAAAGAAGCAATACCATGGGCATGGGAGTTTGTAACGAAGGTCTTAGAATTGCCGGAAGATAGACTATGGGTAACCATATATGAAAACGATGATGAGGCTTACGATATATGGAATAAAGTTGTAGGGCTTCCACCTGAGAGAATCGTAAGAATGGGTAAAGAAGATAATTTTTGGGAAATTGGCACAGGCCCGTGTGGACCGTGCTCTGAAATATATTTTGACAGAGGTGAAGAAAAAGGTTGCGGGAAGCCAACTTGCGGCGTTGGCTGTGATTGCGACAGATTTATAGAATTTTGGAACCTTGTATTTACTCAGTTTGACAAAGATTCAGAAGGCAATTACAACTCATTGCCAAAACCCAATATAGATACAGGCATGGGGCTTGAGAGAATGGCTACAATTATGCAAGGCGTTGATAGCATTTTTGATGTTGACGTTATACGTGGAATTACTGATTATGTTGGCGAGATGGCCGGTGTTAAGTACGGAGATGACAAGAAAAACGATGTATCTTTGAGGGTTATAACTGACCATATCAGAGGGGTTACTTTCATGATTTCTGATGGAATTTTGCCGTCAAATGAAGGCAGAGGGTATGTTTTAAGAAGGATATTGAGAAGAGCTGCAAGATATGGAAAATTATTGGGACTTGATAAGCCATTCTTACATAATGTTGTAGATGTTGTTGTAGAGCATTATTCTGGAGCATATCCTGAACTTATAGAAAGGAAAGATTATATAAAGAAAGTAATAAAAAAAGAAGAAGAAAGGTTTAAAGAAACAATTGATCAAGGGTTAGGTATACTTGATGAGTATATAAACGATCTAAGGTCCGAAGGGAAAACTGTCCTTGAAGGAAATAAGGCATTTAAATTATATGATACTTACGGTTTTCCTATAGAACTTACAAAAGAAATACTTAATGAGTCAGGTATGACGGTAGATGAAGTTGAATACCAAAAAGAGTTGGAAAAACAGAGATTAAGGGCTAGAAGTAGCAGGAAAGAAGACAATGCTCTTTGGGAAAAAGATATTTATTCAACACTGAAAGATATAGAAACAAAATTTGTAGGCTATGACTCAGTAAAGTCAGATGCTAAAGTTTTGGCTATTATAAAGGATAATGAACTTGTTGATTCTGCTGAAGCTGGAGAAGAAGTAAATGTGATTTTGGATATGACGCCATTTTATGCTGAAAGCGGTGGGCAAGTTGGTGATAAAGGTGTTATAAAAAATGAAGATGTTTTTGTCAATATAAAAGATTGTAAAAAGGCTGGTGGGAACAAGTTTGTTCATATAGGTACTGTTGAAAGAGGTATTTTAAGCGTAGGTGACACGGTTGAAGCTTTGATAGACGAGAAGAATAGACTTAGTACAGCTAGAAATCACACTGCAACACATTTGCTTCATAGCGCACTAAGAAAGTTTATAGGCGATCATGTACATCAGGCGGGGTCATTGGTTACACCAGAAAGGCTTAGATTTGATTTTACACATTATCAAGCGCTTACAGATGAAGAAATTAAGACAATAGAAAACGAGGTTAATGAGAAAATATACGAAAACATTGATGTTTCTGTCGATATTATGTCTCACGATGAGGCATTGAAAAAAGGCGCTATGGCATTATTTCAGGAAAAATACGGTGATGTTGTCAGAGTCGTAAATGTATCTGATTATAGCAAAGAGCTATGCGGAGGAACTCATGTAGATAATACGGGAAATATAGGAGTGTTCAAAATTATTTCAGAAAGTGGTGTTGCTGCAGGTATCAGGAGGATAGAAGCTGTAACTGGAATAAATGCTGTAAAGTATATGAATGAAAAAGAGGAAATAATAGCTAATATTGGCCAAATCCTTAAAGTTAATGAGAAAGACATAGTAAATAGGGTAACTGGAATGAGTCAGACTATAAAAGATTATGAGAAACAGATAGAGCAGTTAAAGTCGAAAATTGTTTCATCTACGTCTGAGAGATTAATCAATTTAGCAGTGGACTTTAATGGGGTGAAATTTATTAGCGCTGTACTAAATGATTTTGATGTAGATGAACTGAAAATGATGGGCGATATACTTAAAGACAAATTAAAGAGTGCTGTTTTAGTATTTGCCACAATAAGAAATGGAAAAATTAACTTTGTAGGAATGGCTACAAAAGATGTAGTTAAATTTGGTATAAATGTGGGAACTATTATAAAGGAAGTATGCCAAATTGCCGGTGGAAAGGGCGGCGGAAGACCTGATATGGCACAAGGTGTCGGAAATAACCTAGATAAAGTAAATGATGCTTTAAATGCATCAAAAATGTTGGTTATGGAGAAGCTTCAAATAAAATAA
- a CDS encoding IreB family regulatory phosphoprotein produces the protein MRFHFENEDNKARDILKSVYDALSEKGYNPINQIVGYILSGDPTYITSHKNARNLIRKIERDELVEELVKNYLEK, from the coding sequence ATGAGATTTCATTTTGAAAATGAAGACAACAAAGCTAGAGATATATTAAAGTCGGTTTATGATGCTCTATCAGAAAAGGGATATAATCCTATAAATCAGATAGTAGGTTATATTCTATCAGGAGACCCTACATATATTACAAGCCATAAAAATGCCAGAAATCTCATAAGAAAGATTGAAAGAGACGAATTGGTGGAAGAACTAGTTAAAAACTATCTTGAAAAATAA
- the ruvX gene encoding Holliday junction resolvase RuvX, producing MRTIGLDVGDKTIGVAISDPSGLIAQGIKTIKRSNLDDDILEIKRIANSFKAEEIVVGFPKNMNGTIGSQGQKVINFVEVLKKEINLPIMLWDERLTTVEASRMLIEGADMRRDKRKKVIDKLAATIILQGYLDHKRKSI from the coding sequence TTGCGTACTATAGGTTTAGATGTTGGCGATAAGACGATTGGAGTTGCTATAAGCGATCCATCAGGTTTAATAGCACAGGGAATAAAAACAATAAAAAGGTCAAATCTAGATGATGATATACTAGAAATAAAAAGAATTGCCAATAGTTTTAAAGCTGAAGAAATTGTTGTAGGCTTTCCTAAAAATATGAATGGAACTATAGGTTCTCAAGGGCAGAAGGTTATTAATTTTGTAGAAGTTCTAAAAAAAGAGATAAATTTACCTATAATGCTATGGGATGAGAGATTAACGACAGTTGAGGCAAGTAGAATGCTTATTGAAGGTGCAGATATGAGAAGAGATAAAAGGAAGAAAGTTATAGACAAGTTGGCTGCAACAATTATTTTACAGGGATATCTTGATCACAAAAGGAAATCAATTTAA
- a CDS encoding DUF1292 domain-containing protein encodes MDNELNNDIIELIDEEGNEVDFELISSFELDDARYAVVAPVDSDSEDAYILRVEQDENGEDIFVGIEDEDEFNDVVEAYNELMEEYDCDCCDDDGDHDHDNE; translated from the coding sequence TTGGATAATGAACTTAATAACGACATTATTGAGCTTATTGACGAGGAAGGAAATGAAGTAGACTTTGAACTTATTTCATCTTTTGAACTTGATGATGCGAGATATGCTGTTGTAGCTCCGGTTGATAGCGACAGTGAGGATGCATATATTTTGAGAGTTGAACAAGATGAAAATGGTGAAGACATATTCGTTGGAATAGAAGACGAAGATGAGTTTAATGATGTAGTAGAAGCATATAATGAATTGATGGAAGAGTATGATTGTGATTGTTGCGATGATGACGGTGATCATGACCACGACAACGAATAG
- a CDS encoding Fur family transcriptional regulator, with product MNEIDDIKESLKQKGFKLTTQRRAILDVIIENREKHLSSEEIYELVKEKYPEIGLATVYRTLQLFDELGVIYKLNFDDGRSRYELYHNEDHQHHHLICLKCGSVIEMEGDLLENLEEAIENTKNFQIVDHNVKFFGYCSKCKQNKN from the coding sequence GTGAACGAAATTGATGATATAAAAGAAAGTTTAAAGCAAAAAGGATTTAAGTTAACGACCCAAAGACGTGCGATACTTGATGTTATTATAGAAAATCGTGAAAAACATTTGTCATCTGAGGAAATATATGAGCTAGTTAAAGAAAAATATCCCGAAATAGGTCTTGCTACAGTTTACAGGACATTGCAACTATTTGATGAACTCGGAGTAATTTATAAGTTAAATTTTGACGATGGAAGAAGTAGATATGAGCTTTATCATAATGAAGACCATCAACACCACCATTTAATTTGTTTAAAATGTGGAAGTGTGATAGAAATGGAAGGAGATTTATTAGAAAATTTAGAAGAAGCTATAGAGAATACAAAAAATTTTCAAATTGTCGATCATAATGTAAAATTTTTTGGATATTGCAGTAAATGTAAGCAAAATAAAAATTAG
- a CDS encoding ribonuclease J, with product MYLTNKTKLKIIPLGGLNEIGKNMTVIEYGNDIIVIDCGLAFPDDEMLGIDLVIPDISYLLKNKEKVRAIVLTHGHEDHIGALPYVLRQLNVPVYGTRLTLGLVEYKLKENGLLRDSKLVTVKPRETVTFGQLKVEFIRTSHSIADSAALAIHTPIGTVFHSGDFKIDFTPIGGEVADFHRFAELGEQGVLVMMCDSTNIERPGYTMSEKTVGDTFDNIFRRAEQRIIVATFASNIHRVQQIIDSAYKYGRKVSISGRSMINVINVANELGYLSIPEGTFIDIDEANKLPYSEVVIITTGSQGEPMSALTRMASSEHKKVEIVPGDTVVISASAIPGNEKLISRVINQLFKKGAEVIYDALADVHVSGHACQEEIKLLHTLIKPQFFIPVHGEYRHLKQHARLAEDLGMDPKNIFIADNGTVIEFTKNSGRIAGSVTAGKVLVDGLGVGDVGNIVLRDRKHLSQDGLLVVVVTISKEKGSVIAGPDIISRGFVYVRESEDLMEEAKNLVKGTLSQCEKDDITEWSSIKTMIKECLSSFLYEKTKRNPMILPIIMEI from the coding sequence ATGTATTTGACAAATAAAACAAAATTAAAAATTATACCTTTGGGCGGATTGAACGAAATAGGGAAAAACATGACTGTGATTGAATACGGAAATGACATTATAGTCATTGACTGTGGTCTTGCTTTTCCTGATGATGAGATGCTGGGGATAGACCTTGTTATTCCGGATATTTCATATTTGTTAAAAAACAAAGAAAAAGTTAGAGCTATTGTTTTAACACACGGACATGAAGACCATATTGGTGCATTACCATACGTTTTAAGGCAGCTTAATGTGCCTGTATACGGAACACGTTTAACGCTGGGTCTGGTTGAATATAAATTAAAAGAAAATGGGCTTTTAAGAGATAGTAAGTTGGTAACGGTGAAGCCTCGTGAAACCGTAACATTTGGACAGCTTAAAGTAGAGTTTATAAGAACATCTCATAGCATAGCTGATTCGGCGGCACTTGCTATTCATACGCCTATTGGTACGGTATTCCATTCTGGTGATTTTAAAATAGATTTTACGCCGATAGGAGGAGAAGTAGCAGATTTTCACAGATTTGCTGAACTTGGAGAACAAGGCGTGCTTGTAATGATGTGCGATAGTACGAATATTGAAAGACCTGGTTATACAATGTCTGAGAAAACTGTCGGTGATACTTTTGACAATATCTTTAGAAGAGCGGAGCAGCGCATAATCGTTGCAACATTTGCATCAAATATTCATCGTGTTCAGCAAATAATTGATTCAGCCTATAAATATGGAAGGAAAGTTTCGATATCAGGACGAAGTATGATTAATGTCATCAATGTTGCTAATGAATTAGGGTACTTAAGCATACCGGAAGGCACTTTTATAGATATTGATGAAGCCAATAAACTTCCGTATAGCGAAGTAGTTATTATTACTACAGGCAGCCAAGGTGAACCTATGTCGGCACTAACAAGGATGGCATCGTCTGAACATAAAAAAGTTGAGATAGTACCAGGTGATACTGTGGTAATATCGGCATCTGCGATACCGGGTAATGAAAAGTTAATATCAAGGGTGATTAATCAGCTTTTTAAGAAAGGAGCTGAAGTAATATATGATGCATTAGCGGATGTACATGTTTCTGGCCATGCATGTCAAGAAGAGATTAAATTGCTCCACACACTAATAAAGCCACAATTTTTTATTCCCGTACACGGAGAATATAGACATTTAAAACAGCATGCTAGATTGGCAGAAGATCTTGGTATGGATCCTAAAAATATATTTATAGCCGATAACGGTACGGTTATAGAGTTTACGAAAAATTCTGGAAGAATTGCCGGTTCTGTTACAGCTGGTAAAGTGTTAGTAGATGGACTAGGTGTTGGTGATGTAGGTAATATCGTATTGAGGGATAGAAAACACCTTTCTCAAGACGGATTGCTGGTGGTTGTTGTAACAATCTCTAAGGAAAAAGGTTCCGTAATTGCTGGACCTGATATAATATCAAGGGGATTTGTATATGTCAGGGAGTCGGAAGATTTGATGGAAGAGGCTAAAAATTTAGTTAAAGGGACTCTTTCTCAATGTGAAAAAGATGATATAACAGAATGGTCATCTATAAAGACGATGATAAAAGAATGCTTAAGCAGCTTTTTATATGAAAAAACTAAGAGAAATCCAATGATATTGCCAATAATAATGGAAATATAG
- a CDS encoding YlbF family regulator, with amino-acid sequence MNVYDKAYELKKAIEELPEYKAFKEAFEKVDSNEQNKKMLEDFRKKQLEIQTKELTGEEVTKEDEEKLKKLYEILSLNPELNAYLSAEYSFSRIMDDITKIIMDVVNLK; translated from the coding sequence ATGAATGTATATGATAAAGCATATGAATTAAAAAAAGCTATTGAAGAGCTGCCTGAATATAAAGCATTTAAAGAAGCATTTGAAAAAGTAGATTCTAATGAACAAAATAAAAAAATGCTGGAGGATTTTAGAAAGAAACAATTAGAAATTCAAACTAAAGAATTAACTGGAGAAGAAGTTACAAAAGAAGATGAAGAAAAGTTAAAGAAGCTTTATGAGATATTAAGTCTCAATCCTGAATTAAATGCTTACCTTTCCGCTGAGTATAGTTTTTCTCGTATAATGGATGATATTACAAAGATTATAATGGATGTTGTTAATTTGAAATAA